A single region of the Enterococcus mundtii genome encodes:
- a CDS encoding PTS fructose transporter subunit IIC, translating to MKRVLADVKGHLMSGISFVLPLIIGASLVVAIPKMIALGMGITSLDPYAGTEGFKHALYLIEQVGWTGIGLINTVLAGFIAYSVGDKAALGAGFIGGAVASSTNAGFLGAVIAGFLAGYLVKWAKEHIKLPESFAGVMPLVILPLIATLSVAIVMGALLSEPLAWINTSLVEWIRTMIENDVNKILLAVIMGAMIGSDLGGPVNKAAWMAGNVLLAEGVYLPAIIVNVAICAVPFGYALATLFHKNRFNKELLDAGRNNFIMGFIGITEGAIPFTLVNPLRLVPINMLGGAIASGLGIALGMYDKMPPVGGIYGFFTVGNGWAYLIGLFAGAAFIGFVAPLFVNFNKQEEQKEDITLDDIELSFEN from the coding sequence ATGAAAAGAGTTCTAGCAGATGTAAAAGGCCACTTGATGAGTGGAATTAGTTTTGTACTGCCGTTGATTATTGGCGCTTCACTAGTTGTTGCCATTCCGAAAATGATTGCTCTTGGTATGGGGATAACAAGCTTAGATCCTTATGCTGGCACTGAAGGCTTTAAACATGCGCTTTATTTGATTGAACAAGTAGGGTGGACAGGAATCGGTTTGATCAATACTGTCTTAGCTGGGTTTATAGCGTATTCTGTTGGAGATAAAGCTGCTTTAGGGGCCGGCTTTATCGGCGGTGCGGTCGCTTCTAGCACAAATGCTGGTTTTTTAGGGGCAGTTATTGCTGGGTTCTTAGCAGGATACTTAGTGAAGTGGGCTAAAGAACATATCAAATTACCGGAGTCATTTGCTGGAGTGATGCCGCTGGTCATTTTACCCTTGATTGCTACATTATCCGTAGCGATCGTCATGGGCGCATTACTCTCTGAGCCATTGGCATGGATTAATACTAGCTTGGTTGAATGGATTCGAACCATGATTGAAAACGACGTCAACAAAATTTTGCTTGCAGTCATCATGGGGGCAATGATTGGCTCTGACTTAGGGGGGCCTGTAAACAAAGCTGCTTGGATGGCAGGAAATGTTTTACTAGCTGAAGGTGTGTATTTACCAGCAATTATCGTAAATGTTGCGATTTGTGCGGTGCCATTTGGATACGCCTTAGCAACTTTATTCCACAAAAATCGATTCAATAAAGAGCTATTGGATGCTGGCCGTAATAACTTTATTATGGGCTTTATCGGAATCACAGAAGGAGCAATTCCTTTTACATTAGTCAATCCATTACGGCTTGTACCGATCAACATGTTGGGAGGAGCAATCGCTTCAGGTTTGGGGATCGCGTTAGGAATGTATGACAAAATGCCGCCTGTTGGAGGGATTTATGGCTTCTTCACTGTTGGGAACGGTTGGGCGTATTTGATTGGACTATTTGCAGGAGCTGCTTTCATCGGTTTTGTCGCTCCTTTATTTGTGAATTTCAATAAGCAAGAAGAACAAAAAGAAGACATTACGCTTGATGATATTGAATTGAGCTTTGAAAATTGA
- a CDS encoding PTS fructose transporter subunit IIB → MKIVGISACPAGLAHTPMAAKALEKAGVKLGYEVKIEQQGSLGQVNEITAAEAKEADFLLLATDQKVVGMERFEGKPQIRVNINTCIKAPEAVLKKCVAAVEQRNAN, encoded by the coding sequence ATGAAAATAGTAGGGATTTCCGCCTGTCCAGCAGGATTGGCACATACACCGATGGCCGCAAAAGCTTTAGAAAAAGCTGGTGTGAAACTGGGCTATGAGGTCAAAATCGAACAGCAAGGTTCGTTAGGGCAAGTCAACGAGATCACTGCAGCAGAAGCAAAAGAAGCAGATTTCTTACTTTTAGCGACTGATCAAAAAGTTGTTGGGATGGAACGGTTTGAAGGAAAACCGCAAATTCGGGTAAATATTAATACGTGTATCAAAGCACCGGAAGCGGTGCTAAAGAAATGTGTCGCAGCTGTGGAACAAAGAAACGCAAACTAA
- a CDS encoding PTS sugar transporter subunit IIB: MIILTRVDHRLLHGQVAFSWTQNLGADCILIANDDVPTNDIRKTTIKLAKPQGVKLVIKSIEDSIHALQSGVTDKYKLFIVVDSIKDAYKLAENCPEIDKINLGGIKAKEGSKNIGKAVNVLPVEEELLKKMVAKGIAIDIRQVPSDKKVAVEDVL; encoded by the coding sequence ATGATTATTTTGACACGAGTCGATCATCGGCTATTACATGGCCAAGTCGCATTTTCTTGGACCCAAAATTTAGGCGCCGATTGTATTTTGATTGCCAATGATGATGTACCGACAAATGATATTCGTAAGACAACGATCAAATTAGCAAAACCGCAAGGCGTAAAACTGGTGATCAAATCAATTGAGGATTCAATTCATGCCCTGCAAAGCGGTGTGACGGATAAATACAAATTATTCATCGTAGTTGATTCCATCAAAGATGCGTATAAGTTAGCAGAAAACTGTCCAGAGATCGACAAAATCAATTTAGGTGGGATCAAAGCCAAAGAAGGCTCTAAAAATATTGGCAAAGCAGTCAATGTTTTACCAGTAGAAGAAGAACTTTTGAAAAAAATGGTTGCAAAAGGAATCGCTATCGATATCCGTCAAGTACCTTCGGATAAAAAAGTCGCTGTCGAAGATGTTTTATAA
- a CDS encoding PTS system mannose/fructose/sorbose family transporter subunit IID, whose product MKTSNEKSEITKKELNRVFWRSFQMEFSWNYERQMNLAYVYAMIPILKKLYKTKESMADALKRHLEFFNTTPHIVTLILGINAAMEEENVNDPNFDSSAIDNIKTSLMGPLAGIGDSFFWGTLRLIATGVGTSLALQGNILGPILFLVIFNVPHLLFRYFSTGWGYKLGTGFLKKIQENGLMESLTYGAAIIGLMVVGGMTATMIDINIPLQIGSGENAVTVQSIFDDIVPKILSLGAFGAVFYLLKKEVKPLIILLGLAVVGILGSLIGLF is encoded by the coding sequence ATGAAGACTTCTAATGAGAAATCCGAAATTACCAAAAAAGAGTTGAATCGTGTCTTCTGGCGTTCATTTCAAATGGAGTTCTCATGGAACTATGAGCGACAGATGAACCTAGCTTATGTCTATGCGATGATTCCGATTTTAAAGAAACTCTACAAAACAAAAGAATCGATGGCCGATGCGTTGAAACGTCACCTGGAATTTTTCAATACGACCCCGCATATCGTCACGCTTATTTTAGGAATCAATGCGGCGATGGAAGAAGAAAATGTCAATGATCCAAATTTTGATTCTTCAGCGATCGATAACATCAAGACCTCTTTGATGGGGCCTTTAGCGGGAATCGGTGATTCCTTCTTTTGGGGAACGTTGCGGCTAATTGCTACTGGGGTAGGAACTTCATTGGCATTACAAGGAAATATCCTAGGTCCGATTCTGTTTCTAGTGATTTTCAATGTTCCTCATCTACTATTTCGTTATTTTTCGACTGGTTGGGGATATAAACTTGGGACAGGATTTTTAAAGAAAATTCAGGAAAACGGTTTGATGGAAAGTTTAACCTATGGTGCTGCAATCATTGGTTTGATGGTCGTAGGAGGAATGACCGCTACGATGATCGATATCAACATTCCGTTGCAGATTGGTTCAGGAGAAAATGCAGTTACGGTTCAAAGCATCTTTGATGATATCGTTCCGAAAATATTGTCATTGGGTGCCTTTGGGGCTGTCTTCTATCTTTTGAAAAAAGAAGTCAAACCGCTAATTATTCTGCTGGGATTAGCAGTCGTAGGTATTTTAGGATCCTTGATTGGACTCTTTTAA
- a CDS encoding SIS domain-containing protein, which produces MATMMDYIQEEQATLVEILQGFVPKKEEKRAAIENLLILATGSSANACLAAKYAMEKLAQITVTIEEPYHFNHYGNLSKDIETVLAVSQSGKSASTIDAVAQLSKQDIYTIGLSSDPESPLAQKVNESIDLGTGIETVGFVTKGYVATVLQLYLMGVSIGYSKGILSDDQVSMIKNQLEEMIEAIPQVIAKTIDFFEKNASIFKLANRFVAVGYGPNWGTAKEFETKFTETIRVPSQGFELEAYMHGPYLEANHKHVLFFIEAPSPNQSRAQLLHDYLASHVGKAYTITTAAAKNPDTLGLDVACEETFSSLLLVIPFQIFSSLGAAAKGIDLSKRIFDDFDQVLKSKI; this is translated from the coding sequence GTGGCAACGATGATGGACTATATACAAGAAGAGCAAGCAACACTAGTTGAGATCTTGCAGGGGTTTGTTCCTAAAAAAGAAGAAAAAAGAGCTGCAATCGAGAATTTACTGATTTTGGCAACGGGCTCTTCTGCCAATGCCTGTTTAGCAGCAAAGTACGCAATGGAGAAATTAGCGCAGATCACTGTCACGATTGAAGAGCCATACCACTTTAACCATTACGGAAATCTTTCTAAAGATATAGAAACAGTTTTGGCGGTTTCACAAAGCGGAAAAAGTGCTTCTACGATAGATGCAGTGGCGCAGTTGTCCAAGCAAGATATTTATACGATCGGTTTAAGCAGTGATCCCGAAAGTCCCCTTGCTCAAAAAGTTAACGAAAGCATTGATCTAGGAACTGGGATCGAGACCGTTGGATTCGTGACCAAAGGATATGTAGCAACAGTATTGCAACTCTATTTAATGGGGGTATCTATTGGCTACAGTAAAGGTATATTATCCGACGACCAAGTGTCGATGATCAAAAATCAGTTAGAGGAAATGATTGAAGCCATTCCTCAGGTCATTGCTAAGACAATTGATTTTTTTGAGAAAAACGCAAGTATTTTTAAACTAGCGAATCGGTTTGTGGCAGTCGGTTATGGGCCAAACTGGGGAACCGCTAAAGAATTTGAAACGAAATTTACAGAAACGATTCGAGTGCCTTCGCAAGGATTTGAATTGGAAGCGTATATGCACGGGCCGTATCTTGAAGCAAACCATAAACATGTGCTTTTCTTTATTGAAGCACCAAGCCCGAATCAATCAAGAGCCCAACTGTTGCATGATTATTTAGCATCCCATGTGGGAAAAGCTTATACGATCACCACAGCAGCGGCAAAGAATCCCGATACACTTGGGCTGGATGTTGCATGTGAAGAAACTTTTTCTTCTTTGCTCTTAGTGATTCCGTTCCAAATTTTCTCCTCTCTCGGGGCTGCTGCTAAAGGGATCGATTTGAGTAAACGTATTTTTGATGACTTTGATCAAGTGCTAAAAAGTAAAATTTAG
- a CDS encoding PTS mannose/fructose/sorbose/N-acetylgalactosamine transporter subunit IIC, whose protein sequence is MLQAILLGIVAFIAQSEYALGTSLLSRPIVTGLFTGIVLGDINTGIIMGATLELAFIGSFSVGASIPPDVVTGGILGTAFAITAGAGTETALLLGLPIATLTLILKNVYLGLLIPMMNQKADLYAADGNYKGVERMHLLAGFGLSLMLALVVTISFMVGSNTISKLLAMIPAFVQNGLSAATGLIPALGFAMLARLLINKQVAPYFFLGFALAAYLEIPVTGIAIFGAITAVVVVNLRNIRGQGQSIQMTSGEVLDDDEDF, encoded by the coding sequence ATGCTGCAAGCAATATTACTTGGAATTGTTGCATTTATTGCGCAGTCTGAATACGCATTAGGAACGTCATTACTGTCGCGTCCGATTGTCACTGGGTTGTTTACAGGAATCGTATTGGGGGACATAAACACTGGAATTATTATGGGTGCAACACTTGAATTAGCTTTTATTGGCTCGTTTTCTGTCGGTGCTTCTATTCCACCAGATGTCGTAACCGGAGGGATTCTGGGCACAGCTTTCGCAATTACGGCAGGAGCGGGAACCGAGACGGCTTTACTGTTGGGACTTCCAATCGCTACCTTGACCCTTATCTTGAAAAATGTTTACTTGGGGCTGCTTATCCCAATGATGAACCAAAAAGCCGATTTGTACGCGGCTGATGGAAACTACAAAGGTGTAGAACGAATGCACTTATTAGCAGGTTTTGGCTTATCCCTGATGTTAGCCCTTGTAGTGACGATCTCCTTTATGGTAGGCAGCAATACGATTAGTAAATTATTGGCTATGATTCCAGCCTTTGTACAGAACGGCCTATCTGCCGCAACTGGTTTGATTCCCGCCCTTGGATTTGCCATGTTGGCTAGGTTACTGATTAACAAACAAGTTGCACCGTACTTCTTTTTAGGTTTTGCATTAGCAGCTTATTTAGAGATTCCTGTTACAGGGATTGCAATCTTCGGAGCAATAACGGCTGTTGTAGTCGTGAATTTAAGAAACATTCGTGGACAAGGGCAATCTATTCAAATGACTTCAGGGGAGGTACTAGATGATGATGAAGACTTCTAA
- a CDS encoding PTS sugar transporter subunit IIA: protein MEQIVILASHGRFASGILHSLELICGKKQSVFAIDCYVEETFDLTTTVDTLMQTYKHSEVIVITDIFGGSVNNEFLRYIQQPNFYLITGLNLPLLIELTTQFQRGGAISETIHQTLANSKEMIQFCNDSIAKEIEEEEF, encoded by the coding sequence GTGGAACAAATCGTTATTTTAGCATCACACGGACGATTTGCATCAGGAATCTTACATTCGTTAGAACTTATCTGCGGTAAAAAACAATCAGTCTTTGCGATTGACTGCTATGTGGAAGAAACATTTGATCTGACGACAACGGTGGATACCTTGATGCAAACATATAAACATTCTGAAGTGATCGTTATCACAGATATTTTCGGTGGTAGCGTGAACAATGAATTTTTGCGTTATATCCAACAACCAAATTTTTACTTGATTACAGGTTTGAATTTGCCATTGCTGATTGAATTGACGACACAATTTCAAAGAGGAGGTGCAATCTCAGAAACGATCCACCAAACGCTGGCCAATTCGAAAGAGATGATCCAGTTTTGCAATGATAGTATAGCAAAAGAAATCGAAGAAGAAGAATTTTAG
- a CDS encoding sigma 54-interacting transcriptional regulator: MKEQLLAYLQNQTAFFSIENVSDIFTAKDIAEKFSVKRNTISHYLNQLTEESHLVKITTRPVYFFHKQAFEIQNYPLTQNVYDSLAAVGAEKPFFDRKEDFFSSVIGSKGSLAEVIEQIKMAAFYPNGGLPFLLTGESGTGKSFLVKMFHHYCVENELLESDAPLITINCAQYANNHELLTSNLFGHVKGAFTGAEENRRGAFEAAAGGVLFLDEVHRLNAEGQEKLFTFMDQGVIYRMGDTSRSTPVDCRLVFATTEDLKQTFLTTFLRRIPIQATLPALVERTISERKQLILQAFYEEQKRIGLPLEISPQVIEILTTGHFSGNVGELKSTIKIITAKSYTASLKRGALKIAVTVYHLPEHLLQLTDEPNELATMEPVLIDGQMQIQQLTVESEPAQQQIIQTYEQILLNYVQAGQDFAAAADPISQVIERLFENLLFDHKQEQKQRTMIFVTEHVQRMMEQIEHSFQISFNGSMVYTISYYLWLRRNVEWLPDDQEKFLLTENLLKSVKKHYSTSDRYTENLLGLVQKALDIELTSMDRIIFALYINDMGYSKETLLPRSIIVAHGYATASSIANVANRLLNESFFQSFDMPLEVTPKQIAERITAYIQKNDVSNGLVVLFDMGSLKEVYQYIPELTVPIVMMNNVTTSVAIAVGECIQQHVSLREIPERVNAYHQNEWEIILPKVKKEKVVITTCSTGIGTAVQISTLLEKSIPDHLQIRILPYEFNHLENSEHMKQILTSYDVVGIIGTTKPRQELAPFISLEELISGAGTEVLLSWLKEELDEEMIAYVNNQLVRNFSLDRVIQSVTILDTEKVISQMEFFAGDLERMWQQRITNDRKLALFVHTSCLIERLIRNEAIDNYHASDTLLQCHEKQLNEIKKAFSVIEKVYSVAIPESEVCYIYDVLFGNTDYSMGEADF; this comes from the coding sequence ATGAAAGAACAATTACTTGCTTACTTACAAAATCAAACAGCTTTTTTCTCTATCGAAAATGTAAGCGATATTTTCACTGCAAAGGATATCGCCGAGAAGTTTTCAGTCAAGAGAAACACGATCAGTCACTATTTAAATCAGTTAACGGAAGAAAGCCATCTAGTAAAAATTACTACCCGGCCAGTGTATTTTTTTCATAAACAGGCATTTGAAATCCAAAATTATCCCTTAACCCAAAACGTATATGATAGTCTAGCTGCTGTTGGAGCAGAAAAGCCCTTTTTTGATCGAAAAGAAGATTTTTTTTCCAGTGTAATCGGTAGCAAAGGTAGTCTGGCAGAAGTGATTGAACAGATCAAGATGGCAGCCTTCTATCCAAATGGTGGGCTTCCCTTCTTGCTGACGGGGGAAAGTGGAACTGGGAAGAGTTTTCTTGTAAAAATGTTCCATCATTATTGTGTGGAAAATGAATTATTAGAGAGCGATGCTCCGCTGATCACGATCAATTGTGCGCAGTATGCCAATAACCATGAGCTATTGACGAGTAATTTATTTGGACATGTGAAAGGAGCCTTCACTGGAGCAGAAGAAAATCGTAGAGGTGCATTTGAAGCAGCAGCCGGGGGGGTACTATTCCTAGATGAAGTTCATCGACTGAATGCCGAAGGACAGGAAAAATTATTCACTTTTATGGATCAGGGAGTTATCTATCGAATGGGGGATACGAGCCGGTCAACCCCAGTGGATTGTCGGCTGGTGTTTGCGACGACTGAAGATTTGAAACAAACATTTCTAACAACCTTTTTGCGACGAATCCCAATTCAAGCAACACTGCCTGCTTTGGTAGAACGGACGATTTCCGAACGGAAACAGCTGATTTTGCAAGCGTTCTATGAGGAACAAAAACGAATCGGCCTGCCTTTGGAAATCTCACCTCAAGTGATCGAAATCCTGACAACCGGTCATTTTTCGGGAAACGTCGGGGAATTGAAAAGCACGATAAAAATCATTACCGCCAAAAGCTACACCGCCAGTCTAAAACGGGGAGCCCTAAAAATAGCGGTCACGGTCTATCATTTACCAGAACATTTACTGCAATTAACAGATGAACCCAATGAACTAGCGACGATGGAACCAGTTCTGATTGATGGGCAAATGCAAATCCAGCAGTTGACTGTGGAAAGTGAACCCGCACAACAACAGATCATTCAAACGTATGAACAGATCCTACTCAATTATGTCCAGGCAGGGCAGGACTTTGCAGCTGCCGCTGATCCTATTTCTCAAGTAATCGAAAGGCTGTTCGAAAATTTATTGTTTGATCATAAGCAAGAACAAAAGCAACGGACAATGATTTTTGTGACCGAGCATGTCCAGCGAATGATGGAGCAGATCGAGCATTCCTTCCAAATCAGCTTTAACGGCAGCATGGTCTATACGATCAGTTATTATTTATGGCTGCGGAGAAATGTGGAATGGCTGCCAGATGATCAAGAAAAGTTTTTATTGACAGAAAACCTATTGAAAAGTGTTAAAAAGCATTATTCTACAAGTGACCGCTACACCGAAAATCTGTTAGGGCTAGTGCAAAAAGCATTGGATATTGAACTAACGAGTATGGACCGAATCATTTTTGCACTTTATATCAATGATATGGGATATTCCAAAGAAACGTTGCTTCCACGAAGCATCATAGTAGCCCATGGCTATGCAACTGCCAGCAGTATCGCAAATGTTGCGAACCGTTTACTGAATGAATCGTTTTTTCAATCTTTTGATATGCCATTAGAAGTTACTCCTAAGCAAATTGCGGAAAGGATCACTGCATATATTCAGAAAAACGATGTATCTAATGGACTCGTTGTCTTGTTCGACATGGGTTCTTTGAAAGAAGTCTATCAATATATCCCAGAATTGACGGTACCGATTGTCATGATGAACAATGTAACGACAAGTGTAGCCATCGCTGTCGGAGAATGCATTCAGCAGCACGTTTCGTTGAGAGAGATTCCTGAGCGGGTAAATGCTTACCACCAAAATGAATGGGAGATCATTCTTCCAAAAGTTAAAAAAGAGAAAGTTGTCATTACGACTTGTTCGACTGGAATTGGAACCGCTGTTCAAATCTCCACCTTATTAGAAAAAAGTATTCCTGATCATTTACAGATTCGGATCCTTCCTTATGAATTCAACCATTTGGAAAATAGTGAACATATGAAACAAATATTAACATCTTATGATGTTGTTGGTATTATAGGAACCACTAAACCTCGCCAAGAGCTGGCTCCCTTTATTTCTTTAGAAGAACTGATTTCAGGCGCTGGGACAGAAGTGTTATTAAGTTGGCTAAAGGAAGAATTGGATGAAGAGATGATTGCCTACGTGAACAATCAATTAGTAAGAAACTTTTCATTGGATCGAGTGATTCAATCGGTCACGATTCTAGATACAGAAAAAGTAATTTCCCAAATGGAATTTTTCGCGGGAGATCTGGAACGCATGTGGCAGCAACGAATCACCAATGATCGCAAACTTGCGTTGTTTGTCCATACGAGTTGTTTGATTGAGCGCCTTATTCGAAACGAAGCTATTGATAATTATCATGCCAGCGACACATTACTCCAGTGTCATGAAAAACAGCTGAATGAAATCAAAAAAGCGTTTAGTGTCATTGAGAAGGTTTACAGTGTCGCGATACCGGAATCTGAAGTTTGCTACATTTATGATGTTTTATTTGGAAACACTGATTATTCAATGGGTGAAGCGGATTTTTAA
- the mngB gene encoding mannosylglycerate hydrolase — protein MKKTVHVVPHSHWDREWYFTTSRSKIYLMHNLRKVIEQLEKDDPYESFILDGQASLLDDYLKWRPQDKERIQQLVQQGKLIIGPWYTQTDQLVISGESIVRNMLYGMKICEDFGTYMNVGYVPDSFGQAASMPQIYREFGINDTMFWRGVSDDDVKYTEYKWRGEDGSVVNVYQIPSGYYIGGAIPEREAELAEFLHQEPFKTTWGRSATDQVYFPNGFDQAPVRENLPELVDRMNQLYEDEYELQFSTIEKYIAAVKEGHPELEEIAGELINGKLMRIHKTIFSSRPDLKAMNTQIQHYLVNVMEPILTMAMQLGFEYPVETVIEIWKLMFENAAHDSIGSCVSDTTNEDIYMRYKQARDISMNLVELTLRQISTAINNPQAQEITFTLFNTYDTRRNGVIEAEVYLPQKEFAILDQAGQALPYTILELTDQTEYVLNQGNILNPVKEIYLPEKVYKAKIALETTDVPSMGYTQLTVDLKGDTSAPLQDVKTNTVENEYYQITVNNNGSLDILDKTNQVLYQNQGIIEENGDDGDSFNYSPPVKDFVISSIDAQPTITIQQSEIYQKIYVAYTLKVPKDLAERAEKKVSSPLPIQLTMVLKKQSQQIDFKLTVENQQVDSHRVCVLFNTGISSKFSLADQQFGTLERPVVFEKEMALWETNKEQWNEQPIAIETCQSFVGLFDASHGVAVMPQGVREYEIVGEAFDTIRLTIFRTYGFMGKENLLYRPGRASGESVIETPAAQCHKTMHFDFSIAYFAQGFDQANVAQRAKQAVTPITLYQYAEFLNSRLIFTLGSVEPTLPTNFSLFEINGNLTLSVLKKAEERSGYILRLYNGLLDEVGHATITFNHPVNVVETVNLKEAKKEALLVENNAVTLEKIDHAKFVTLYVE, from the coding sequence ATGAAAAAAACAGTACATGTCGTACCCCACAGTCATTGGGATCGCGAATGGTATTTTACTACAAGTCGCTCGAAAATCTATTTGATGCACAATTTAAGAAAAGTCATTGAACAACTAGAAAAGGATGATCCCTATGAGAGCTTCATTTTAGATGGACAGGCTTCGCTGTTAGATGATTACTTGAAGTGGCGTCCGCAGGACAAAGAAAGGATTCAACAACTTGTTCAACAAGGGAAGTTGATCATTGGCCCATGGTACACTCAAACCGATCAATTAGTGATCTCGGGAGAAAGCATTGTTCGGAATATGTTATACGGCATGAAAATTTGTGAAGATTTCGGGACATACATGAATGTTGGGTACGTCCCAGATTCTTTCGGCCAAGCAGCCAGTATGCCACAAATCTATCGTGAGTTTGGTATCAATGATACGATGTTTTGGCGTGGTGTCAGTGATGACGACGTTAAATATACAGAGTACAAATGGCGTGGAGAAGATGGTTCGGTGGTCAATGTCTACCAGATCCCAAGTGGGTACTACATTGGCGGTGCCATTCCAGAACGAGAAGCAGAATTAGCAGAGTTCTTACATCAAGAACCGTTTAAAACGACTTGGGGACGCAGTGCTACCGATCAAGTGTATTTTCCAAATGGTTTCGACCAAGCACCAGTCAGAGAAAATCTTCCAGAATTAGTTGATCGAATGAATCAACTTTATGAGGATGAGTATGAGTTACAATTTTCAACGATTGAAAAATACATTGCCGCAGTCAAAGAAGGCCATCCTGAGTTGGAAGAAATCGCCGGTGAACTGATCAATGGCAAATTGATGCGAATCCATAAAACGATTTTTTCTTCACGTCCTGATTTGAAGGCGATGAACACTCAGATCCAACATTACTTAGTCAATGTCATGGAGCCTATCTTAACGATGGCCATGCAATTAGGATTTGAGTACCCCGTGGAAACAGTCATAGAGATTTGGAAGTTAATGTTTGAAAATGCGGCGCATGATTCCATTGGTTCTTGTGTTTCTGATACGACCAATGAAGATATCTATATGCGCTATAAGCAGGCGCGAGATATTTCCATGAATCTTGTCGAATTGACTTTACGACAGATTTCTACTGCAATCAATAACCCACAAGCACAAGAAATTACTTTCACGCTCTTCAATACCTATGATACAAGGCGCAATGGGGTCATTGAAGCAGAGGTTTATTTGCCACAAAAAGAGTTTGCGATTCTTGATCAAGCTGGTCAGGCGTTGCCTTATACGATTTTAGAGCTTACCGACCAAACGGAGTATGTTTTGAATCAAGGAAATATTTTAAATCCAGTCAAGGAAATCTATTTGCCGGAGAAAGTCTATAAAGCGAAGATTGCCTTAGAAACGACGGATGTGCCGAGTATGGGGTATACCCAGCTGACGGTTGATTTGAAAGGTGATACAAGCGCACCATTGCAGGATGTTAAAACCAATACGGTTGAAAATGAGTACTATCAGATCACTGTCAATAACAATGGTTCTTTGGATATTCTTGATAAAACCAATCAAGTGCTTTACCAAAACCAAGGGATCATTGAAGAAAATGGCGACGATGGTGATTCATTCAATTATTCACCACCTGTGAAAGATTTTGTGATTTCATCAATTGATGCGCAACCAACGATCACCATTCAGCAATCAGAGATTTATCAGAAAATCTATGTAGCTTACACGTTGAAGGTTCCGAAGGATTTAGCTGAACGTGCAGAAAAGAAAGTCTCATCTCCACTGCCGATCCAATTGACGATGGTGTTGAAAAAACAATCACAACAAATTGATTTCAAATTAACGGTTGAAAACCAACAAGTGGACAGTCATCGGGTATGTGTGCTATTTAATACTGGGATTTCCTCGAAATTTTCGCTTGCTGACCAACAGTTTGGTACGTTGGAGCGCCCAGTTGTATTTGAAAAAGAAATGGCCCTTTGGGAAACCAATAAAGAGCAATGGAATGAGCAACCGATTGCCATAGAAACTTGTCAATCCTTTGTCGGTTTATTCGATGCGTCCCATGGCGTAGCAGTCATGCCCCAAGGGGTACGTGAATATGAGATTGTGGGAGAAGCGTTTGATACGATTCGCTTAACCATTTTCCGGACCTATGGCTTCATGGGGAAAGAGAATCTACTGTATCGCCCAGGGCGTGCTTCAGGAGAATCAGTGATTGAGACACCAGCTGCACAGTGCCACAAAACGATGCATTTTGATTTCTCCATTGCTTACTTTGCTCAGGGATTTGACCAAGCAAATGTCGCACAACGTGCCAAACAAGCAGTAACACCGATCACTCTTTATCAATACGCAGAATTCCTGAATTCCCGATTGATTTTTACTTTAGGATCGGTTGAGCCAACTTTGCCGACAAACTTTAGTCTTTTTGAGATCAATGGCAATCTAACCTTGAGTGTATTGAAAAAGGCGGAAGAGCGTTCAGGTTACATTTTGCGTCTATACAATGGGCTTTTAGATGAAGTGGGACATGCGACTATCACATTCAACCATCCAGTGAACGTAGTAGAAACAGTCAATCTAAAAGAAGCTAAGAAAGAAGCACTTCTGGTGGAAAATAATGCCGTCACTCTTGAAAAGATTGACCATGCAAAATTTGTGACATTGTATGTGGAATGA